A stretch of Aeromicrobium tamlense DNA encodes these proteins:
- the cpaB gene encoding Flp pilus assembly protein CpaB produces MNSRVIAAIAAALFAIIGIGAVVAYAASAKNRAFEGAEMVEVYRVANDISANADAATVKDNVELVQLPNAATAKGAINDLKKIEGLKSTVPLVAGELLLESRFDEKGAKAASKADVPDGLQEMSVSLDAAAGVGERIEEGVRVGVIATVEQDKDKRSRMIAQNVLVTNVKSNEDNTMVVTLAVNTSQATQVAAAAQFGQVRLTVQNEKTNRDGASAVDVGTLFK; encoded by the coding sequence ATGAACTCTCGCGTGATCGCCGCCATCGCCGCCGCTCTGTTCGCGATCATCGGCATCGGCGCTGTCGTCGCGTACGCGGCGAGCGCCAAGAACCGGGCGTTCGAGGGTGCCGAGATGGTGGAGGTCTACCGGGTCGCGAACGACATCAGCGCGAACGCCGACGCTGCGACCGTGAAGGACAACGTCGAGCTCGTCCAGCTGCCCAACGCCGCCACCGCGAAGGGTGCCATCAACGACCTCAAGAAGATCGAGGGTCTGAAGTCCACCGTCCCCCTCGTCGCGGGCGAGCTCCTGCTGGAGTCTCGCTTCGACGAGAAGGGTGCCAAGGCCGCGTCGAAGGCGGACGTGCCGGACGGTCTGCAGGAGATGTCGGTCTCGCTCGACGCCGCGGCCGGCGTCGGGGAGCGCATCGAGGAAGGCGTTCGCGTCGGTGTCATCGCCACCGTCGAGCAGGACAAGGACAAGCGCAGTCGCATGATCGCGCAGAACGTCCTGGTCACGAACGTCAAGTCCAACGAGGACAACACCATGGTGGTCACCCTCGCGGTGAACACCTCCCAGGCCACACAGGTGGCTGCCGCTGCCCAGTTCGGACAGGTCCGTCTCACCGTGCAGAACGAGAAGACCAACCGTGACGGTGCCTCGGCCGTGGATGTGGGGACACTCTTCAAGTGA
- a CDS encoding TadE family protein — protein sequence MLHFTTWTRRSRRERERGVAAVEFALVVPILMTIIIGIVEFGMAFNYRTQLNNATQIAARNYAVDRNWNTARANVTGMAPTANVTRNIDCTTATAGQAVTVTTTVTRPTYTGLFGASFTYRGKGVAQCN from the coding sequence ATGCTGCACTTCACGACCTGGACACGACGTTCGCGCCGCGAGCGCGAGCGCGGTGTTGCGGCCGTGGAGTTCGCCCTCGTCGTCCCCATCCTGATGACGATCATCATCGGGATCGTCGAGTTCGGCATGGCGTTCAACTACCGGACCCAGCTGAACAACGCGACGCAGATCGCGGCCCGGAACTACGCGGTCGACCGCAACTGGAACACGGCACGAGCCAACGTGACCGGGATGGCCCCGACGGCCAACGTCACCCGGAACATCGACTGCACGACCGCCACGGCCGGCCAGGCGGTCACCGTGACGACCACGGTCACCCGACCCACCTACACCGGTCTCTTCGGTGCCAGCTTCACCTACCGCGGAAAGGGCGTGGCGCAATGCAACTGA
- a CDS encoding TadE/TadG family type IV pilus assembly protein — translation MQLTTRPRSRRFGLRKKEKGATIVLVTLSMVALLGMAAVSIDFAVASSEKAAVQNAADQAVLALATDCSLKKTSSCNPSTATWYAQQNAGASVSAQTLKDGVTKSPVFDDGKVTVRVSKNVNHTFARVLGDSASTVRAEATASWGTVPLVGTKLIPMGLPYCDWLAAQPGSATSPGAMRTYLWARYSTNESSCPGTGATAATVYGKRGSASGYTSVGQAMYFTRSFFPGVNTNCDFSANLWDVYRNMLDDWSLITADTCMESKLAGVGNGSVVMMPIYAVEKKSVFWGSVTYPSRLVILGFAPFRVDKWVNYPFIYFGVQPSFSALSYTNNCDMKFNFATIGGGCAGVRGQFVRSSEGALFNGFTQYGSFYNNTGSGLSGEAPNLGLASVKLVD, via the coding sequence ATGCAACTGACGACTCGTCCCCGGTCGCGCCGGTTCGGGCTCCGCAAGAAGGAGAAGGGCGCCACGATCGTCCTGGTGACCCTCTCGATGGTCGCCCTGCTCGGCATGGCCGCCGTCTCCATCGACTTCGCCGTCGCCTCCAGTGAGAAGGCCGCGGTGCAGAACGCCGCCGACCAGGCCGTCCTGGCGCTGGCCACGGACTGCTCGCTCAAGAAGACCTCGTCATGCAACCCCAGCACCGCGACCTGGTACGCCCAGCAGAACGCCGGCGCCAGCGTCTCGGCCCAGACGCTCAAGGACGGAGTGACGAAGAGCCCCGTCTTCGACGACGGCAAGGTCACCGTGCGCGTCTCGAAGAATGTCAACCACACCTTCGCGCGCGTCCTGGGCGACTCGGCCAGTACGGTCCGGGCCGAGGCCACTGCGTCGTGGGGCACCGTGCCGTTGGTCGGCACGAAGCTGATCCCCATGGGCCTGCCCTACTGCGACTGGCTGGCGGCCCAGCCGGGCTCGGCGACGTCGCCCGGTGCGATGCGCACCTATCTGTGGGCCCGCTACAGCACGAACGAGTCCAGCTGCCCGGGTACGGGCGCGACGGCGGCCACGGTCTACGGCAAGCGCGGCTCGGCCTCGGGCTACACCTCGGTCGGCCAGGCCATGTACTTCACGCGCTCGTTCTTCCCGGGCGTCAACACGAACTGCGACTTCAGCGCCAACCTCTGGGATGTCTACCGCAACATGCTGGACGACTGGTCGCTCATCACCGCCGACACGTGCATGGAGAGCAAGCTCGCCGGCGTCGGTAACGGCAGCGTCGTCATGATGCCGATCTACGCGGTGGAGAAGAAGTCGGTCTTCTGGGGCTCGGTGACCTACCCGAGCCGCCTGGTGATCCTCGGCTTCGCGCCCTTCAGGGTCGACAAGTGGGTCAACTACCCGTTCATCTACTTCGGCGTGCAGCCCAGCTTCTCGGCGCTCAGCTACACCAACAACTGCGACATGAAGTTCAACTTCGCCACCATCGGCGGCGGGTGCGCCGGCGTCCGCGGGCAGTTCGTCCGCTCGTCCGAGGGCGCCCTCTTCAACGGCTTCACCCAGTACGGGTCGTTCTACAACAACACGGGCTCCGGCCTCAGCGGCGAGGCGCCCAACCTGGGCCTCGCCAGCGTCAAGCTCGTCGACTGA
- a CDS encoding Flp family type IVb pilin, translated as MHQQQPTPRRGERGASATEYALLISGVAIMLVAIIVMFGDSLAANWLRFAILL; from the coding sequence ATGCACCAGCAGCAGCCCACCCCGCGCCGGGGAGAGCGTGGCGCGAGCGCCACGGAGTACGCGCTGTTGATCAGCGGCGTGGCGATCATGCTCGTCGCGATCATCGTGATGTTCGGCGACTCGCTCGCCGCGAACTGGCTGCGCTTCGCCATCCTGTTGTGA
- a CDS encoding Flp family type IVb pilin: protein MLQIFSFLTAVLSERDEKGATATEYALIIAGIAVAIVGAIAVFGGELTGFWNGLGGQLGL, encoded by the coding sequence ATGCTGCAGATCTTCAGCTTCCTGACCGCCGTCCTGTCCGAGCGTGACGAGAAGGGCGCCACCGCGACCGAGTACGCGCTCATCATCGCCGGCATCGCCGTCGCGATCGTCGGCGCCATCGCCGTCTTCGGTGGCGAGCTCACCGGCTTCTGGAACGGCCTCGGCGGCCAGCTCGGTCTCTGA